Below is a genomic region from Thermococcus sp..
TCCTCAAAGAGCCTCTCCAGAAGATCAAGAAGCCCGAGCTTGGCGAGGAATATAAGCGGGGACGAGTTTAAGGCAACCCTCATGAGAGCTCCTCCAGAACCTTAAGGTCGCTCTCAAGCTCTTCTTCATCGTAGGGTATGCCACTCCCCTCCTTAGCTAGGAGCTCAACGAACTCCCACTTGCTCAGACCAGCGAGCCTCCTGGCCTGGCCAAAGGAGAGTATGCCCTTCTCGTAGAGGCGCAGGGCCAGCTCCACCTTCACCCTCTCCTCAACCTCCTCGTCTGGTATCTTCACCATTCCAGGTATCTCAACAACAACTTTCCTGCCCATCTTCCCACCGATTCAACATTGGAGCAGGTGGTATTTAACGCCTTCGCCCAGTAATATACCCCCGGGAGGAGGGAAAATGTCTCTCGATGCCAAAGGCTTTGGAGGTATTATAGGTCTGATAGCATGAAGAAAGCAAAAGAGACCTGAAGCTAAAGTTCACCCGCTTCCCTCAGCACCTTTTCATAAAGTCCCTCGCTCAGCCAGAAGCCTGTGGCCTTTAGTTTCTCCAGCTCGTCTCTGAGGCTGGTTATCCTACCGGTGAACTTGGCTTTAAGGAGAACACCGAGGGTTCCGGCCACCCTGAGACCGAGAGCCCTTGCGATCTCTCTTCCATCGTAGTCATCAATTAAGACGAGTTCAGCGTTCTTTTCCAAGGCCAGAACTATTGCCTCGCTCTCTCCCTCGTCCAGCTCAATCATCAGGGAACGCTTGAGCCTCTCGTCCGTTATTTTCTCCACCTTAATCCATTCGGTGTTTTTAATCGCTTGGGCGTCTTCGCTACCGCCGCCTTCAATTACGCATTCTCGATAAACGGCTTCAGGGATTAAAACCTCCCCGAAGAACTCCCTGAGAAGCTCGAGCCTTCCTATCTTGGCGAGGTGGATGAGGGGAGTTGAGTTACTCACCACGGGCAAAGGCCACATCCTCCGCCAGTTCCCTCTCCGTGTAGTGCCTCGGAACCTTTCTCTTGGCGAGCTCTTCAAGGAACTCCCTCTTGGTTACTCCCGCGAGCTTCGCCGCCTTTCCAAGAGGAAGGACACCCCGCTGGTAGAGAATAACCGCTAGGTCGAGCCTTAGCTCCCTCTCAACCTCGCCCCTGGGGAGTCTCATGGCGGTGATAACGTCCTCTGGAATGACTATTTCCATTCTTCCCACCGCCTTAAGGTTGGCATTAGGAGATATTTAACCCCTTCGTTAAACCTCCACCCTTCTCACTACTCTCACAACACCTGGCCCTCCAACCTCTCCCTCCACCTCGAAGACCCTTCCCAGGAACCGCTCGACCACCCAAATGTTGGTAAAGAGGTGGTTGGTTATCTCCGCGACCTTTACTCCCCCGCCGGCGAACGCCAGGAACGGTATCAGCTGGTCGCCGAGGAACTTATCCACGGCCGCCCGGGTCGTCAGCTGGTTGAGGAGCTCGTCCGCCGCTTCCCTGCCAACGACCTCCGCTGGTTTTCCACGCTTTCCGAGAGCATCACCGCCGAGCCTCAGCTTATCCGTCTCAGCCCAGACCACTACCCCACTTCCCGGGCCGAGAGAGCGGCCCACCTCGGTCTCTATGTCCACAGGGACGTTGTAGAGCTCCTTAAGTCTCTCCCTTGCGGCCTTTGCCTGCCTCTCGGCGACGTGGGGCGGCAAATTGGTCGCGTGGCTTATCCCGGCGAAGCGCTCTATTCCCTCCCACTCAAGGGCAATGAGCGGTTTCCTCTCCTCCCACGGTCCGACCCTTCCAACCACCAAACCGCCGCCCCTGGGATAGTGGCCCCTCCGCTTGATCTCGATGCTTGCCTTGATTCCCATCTTTTCGAGCGCGAAGAGGGTAACGTGCTTCAAGTAGTCCACCGGTGGGCTCCAGGGGACGTCGGTTCCGCCCGTTACCTCGAAGCTTCCGCCGGTGAAAGCCATCGCCGGGAGCAAGGCCTGAAGGACGAGGGTTA
It encodes:
- a CDS encoding UPF0175 family protein, with protein sequence MGRKVVVEIPGMVKIPDEEVEERVKVELALRLYEKGILSFGQARRLAGLSKWEFVELLAKEGSGIPYDEEELESDLKVLEELS
- a CDS encoding UPF0175 family protein, with protein sequence MEIVIPEDVITAMRLPRGEVERELRLDLAVILYQRGVLPLGKAAKLAGVTKREFLEELAKRKVPRHYTERELAEDVAFARGE
- a CDS encoding DUF3368 domain-containing protein, with amino-acid sequence MVSNSTPLIHLAKIGRLELLREFFGEVLIPEAVYRECVIEGGGSEDAQAIKNTEWIKVEKITDERLKRSLMIELDEGESEAIVLALEKNAELVLIDDYDGREIARALGLRVAGTLGVLLKAKFTGRITSLRDELEKLKATGFWLSEGLYEKVLREAGEL
- the rtcA gene encoding RNA 3'-terminal phosphate cyclase is translated as HGILALKELSNARVKGARVGSTVLEFVPGEAKPAHIRVPIKTAGSITLVLQALLPAMAFTGGSFEVTGGTDVPWSPPVDYLKHVTLFALEKMGIKASIEIKRRGHYPRGGGLVVGRVGPWEERKPLIALEWEGIERFAGISHATNLPPHVAERQAKAARERLKELYNVPVDIETEVGRSLGPGSGVVVWAETDKLRLGGDALGKRGKPAEVVGREAADELLNQLTTRAAVDKFLGDQLIPFLAFAGGGVKVAEITNHLFTNIWVVERFLGRVFEVEGEVGGPGVVRVVRRVEV